The sequence TTCTTGAACATGGTACTTCAGAACTCCTTGCAAATCGTCTGAATGAATTCTTAGGATTTCCAGAACACTGTCCCCACGGAAGTCGGATTTATGGTAATGCGACGGAAGATATTAACCAATCTGTCCCATTAAGTTCATTAAAAAAAGGCCAACGTGGCGTTTTATCGAAAGTTCGTGATCACGAAGAGCTCTTAAATTATTTAGAACATGTGAAATTGAATCTAGGTGCAACTTTTGAAGTTGTGGAAGTTGATCCATATGAAGGACCCCACCATATCTTGATCGACAATCGACATGTTCCGGTTAGTCATAAAGCATCACAAGAAATCTACGTAATATTAGATAGCGAGGAATAGTATGAAAAAAATATTAGCAGTTTTACTTGTTTCACTCTTAGTATTAACAGGGTGTAAATCAGCACCGAATAGTCCATCAACAGAAAATGATGGGAAAATAAATGTTGTCGCGACAACTACAATGATTAAAGATCTTGTGGAAATTATTGGTGGCGAGAAGGTATCAGTAAATGGAATGATGGTTGCAGGGGTTGACCCTCACTTGTATAAAGCAAAACCAAGCGATGTGAAAGCAATTCAAGAAGCAGACGTTGTAGCATTTAACGGCGTTCATCTTGAAGCAAAATTGGATGATGTACTTTCGGGTCTTGAAGGATCAGGGAAAAACATCATCAAATTAGAAGATGCTCTTGAGCCTAGCGATATTATCAATGATGAGGAACAAGGTGGTCATGATCCACATATTTGGTTTGATGTAAATCTATGGAAAAAAAGTGCACAACATGTAGCCGATAAATTATCAGAATTTGATGCAGAAAATAAAGACTATTATCAACAAAATGCAACAAAATATGTATCAGAGTTAGCAGATATGGATACATACATTAAAAACCGTATCGCTGAGATTCCTGAACAACAACGTGTATTAGTTACAGCCCATGATGCCTTTGCATACTTTGGTCGTTACTTTGGCGTTCATGTGGAAGCAATTCAAGGGATTTCAACTCAATCTGAAGCAGGTATTGCAGACATTAATAAAGTTTCAGAT is a genomic window of Erysipelothrix amsterdamensis containing:
- a CDS encoding metal-dependent transcriptional regulator, with protein sequence MTPNREDYIKTIYSCNEKNEKLTNKELAERLGVSPASTSEMVRKLIESDHVVKDKELGLSLTEKGTLEAQTLVRKHRLWEVFLVEHLGYSWTEVHEDAEVLEHGTSELLANRLNEFLGFPEHCPHGSRIYGNATEDINQSVPLSSLKKGQRGVLSKVRDHEELLNYLEHVKLNLGATFEVVEVDPYEGPHHILIDNRHVPVSHKASQEIYVILDSEE
- a CDS encoding metal ABC transporter solute-binding protein, Zn/Mn family, encoding MKKILAVLLVSLLVLTGCKSAPNSPSTENDGKINVVATTTMIKDLVEIIGGEKVSVNGMMVAGVDPHLYKAKPSDVKAIQEADVVAFNGVHLEAKLDDVLSGLEGSGKNIIKLEDALEPSDIINDEEQGGHDPHIWFDVNLWKKSAQHVADKLSEFDAENKDYYQQNATKYVSELADMDTYIKNRIAEIPEQQRVLVTAHDAFAYFGRYFGVHVEAIQGISTQSEAGIADINKVSDLIVDRKIKAIYTESSVPKKTIESLQAAVKDRGFDVSIGGEIYSDSLKEDASYIETYKINVDTIVDNLK